One region of Zootoca vivipara chromosome 7, rZooViv1.1, whole genome shotgun sequence genomic DNA includes:
- the G0S2 gene encoding G0/G1 switch protein 2 produces METMQELIPFAKEMLSQKPNGKMVKLYMLGSVLTFFGVVIGLVETVCSPFACEERQEEEREKEERPATPLTKEEVVPQKQEGITLEKGKQVLAVRNLVNRQHAS; encoded by the coding sequence ATGGAGACGATGCAGGAGCTGATTCCCTTTGCCAAAGAGATGCTGAGCCAGAAACCCAACGGGAAGATGGTCAAGCTGTACATGCTGGGCAGCGTGCTGACGTTCTTTGGTGTGGTCATTGGCCTGGTGGAGACGGTCTGCAGCCCTTTTGCCTGTGaggagaggcaggaggaggagagggagaaggaggagagaccTGCCACCCCCCTGACAAAAGAGGAGGTTGTGCCTCAGAAACAGGAGGGTATAACACTGGAAAAAGGCAAGCAGGTGCTAGCAGTGAGAAATTTGGTGAACCGGCAGCATGCATCCTAA